The Miscanthus floridulus cultivar M001 chromosome 17, ASM1932011v1, whole genome shotgun sequence genome has a window encoding:
- the LOC136517778 gene encoding uncharacterized protein has translation MGQGAAKAKQGGEEAVQKTPEKKDAKKAHKSSDANELIEFMRKNYDAKVKHVTEFDEFYHAIYELIEKFCEEKGQLQYRIPPKEELREKYEKFHRGSGTNVKAQEFENIAKAILKIDSFTFGKAAVDILVVLFGVPVCALLTKRFVPGLKAISDDIVIPAATSGAVFYLAKSNKL, from the exons ATGGGCCAAGGAGCTGCCAAGGCGAAGCAAG GGGGTGAGGAGGCAGTGCAGAAGACCCCCGAGAAGAAGGACGCGAAGAAAGCGCACAAATCCAGCGATGCAAACGAGCTCATCGAATTCATGAGGAAGAACTACGACGCCAAAGTGAAGCATGTGACGGAGTTCGATGAGTTCTACCACGCCATTTACGAGCTTATCGA AAAATTTTGCGAGGAGAAAGGGCAGTTGCAGTACAGGATACCACCAAAAGAGGAGCTCAGGGAAAAGTACGAG AAGTTCCACAGGGGAAGTGGGACGAACGTGAAAGCGCAGGAATTCGAGAACATCGCCAAGGCGATCCTCAAGATAGACAGCTTCACCTTCGGCAAGGCCGCCGTCGACATCCTCGTCGTCCTCTTCGGCGTGCCGGTGTGCGCGCTCCTCACCAAGAGGTTCGTCCCGGGCCTCAAGGCCATCTCCGACGACATCGTCATCCCGGCGGCCACCTCCGGAGCCGTCTTCTACCTCGCCAAGTCCAATAAGCTCTAA